The window aaagaattgtttttatttttgaaaacttaATTACAATGGAATCCCATGGAACAATTAACAAAGTAGAAGCCTTATTTAGTAATATgcagaacattaaaatattatgctAACATTTTAACTTATAAGGCCTGAAATGAAtgtgataaaataaaactaatcatAACATAGTGCAAAATACTGATGAGGTTATAAATCTACAAAAGATATGGtgacaaaatattatattttacactTTCCTTTATCAGCATCTCATTACCTCATTACTCTTCACCTAATTTCTTGCATATGATAGATATTTATAACCTGgtagaagtattttttttcttctttaactttATGAGCACACCTTTCAGCAGACCCAGACATATGAATGAACACTTGCTCCATTATGTCTTACTGTGCAAACACAAAATCGGAAGTGGACATTTCCACAAAAAGGGTGAGAAAATCCAGGACTTGGTTTGAGACATATGAAGAGAGGGTAAAATagttattaatattacatttatatatttcttttcttgctactcaaagcccTTCACAGagagaggggaaccacttcaaacaccaccaattagtagcacccacctggatgatgcaacggcatcATTATTGTTTCAGTATGCTTACCACACTAATAgatggcctcaccagcacctcttccagcagtaaccctAGCTTTTCACAGTTGGTCTCTCCTGAccatacttagcttcaggtggatgacctgttctaaaATGCAGGTGGTGTGGCTCCTGGCTATGGTAGAGAGAGATTTTTCACACAACTCCTGAAAATATACGGAGTCTCTCCAAATACTTCAATTTGCATGATTTACTGAGTGAAGACAAAACCAAGAATTTCAAAATCCTAGTGACACCTGGCAAATAACAAATTTAACTAAACACCTAACTCACCtgactatttttaaaatacattgatCTGATGTGGAATTTCCATTGAGTCTTTTCTTGATCAAAAGATATCAAATGCAAACATGCTTCATTATTCAGTACTTTGTTCTGAGCGTGCTTTATTGGCACAGTACCACCTCCTGGCAAGGTGTAGGATTATAAACCAAATATGTTAGATCAatagttatataaaaataatgtttttattataggaAAACAATTTTactaaaatagaaataaagacaaaaacaaagttaTTGGATGCTCCTCCTGGGTCATACTATACAATTATTTTGCTAAGGAGCTTGGAGAGCagattgctctctttctctttccagtgacctgccatttatactttttttcctGGAGAGGTCACATTTCAGGAAACAGTTCCTCCTGATAGCTCTTGGGGATGTTACACCCATTAACCACCAAACGCAAGAATTCATGGGCTCATATTCATTGGGCATTCAAAGTAAAATCTCTGCCATACATTTGCTGCAAGTCCGACACCAGTTAATGCAGTTTCCCTGGCAAGAGAGTCAATTGACTATGTGCAGGCCTTTTTTAGGGGTCTAGAAATTAATCCTTGAGATTCTGGTCATGACCTCCGGGAATATCCAtcagacatttttaaatattgtcatgCACATGCGACTAGGGGACaatttaagggctctggtgatggtaatccTCTGCTGCTCCAGGGGTTGGAACTGTGTTAAAATGCCTTCTTTTGCTtcttctgcagactggaagattggcAGCTTTTCtgtcactgacatcacttccagtgtctgttCATTTGGATCCACCTCTTCCCGCTGGAAACCGTCATAACCGGAAGAACAACCATCTTGGACAGACAGAACcagactcctgtctgaaaagatgttttcTTCAGTACTTGTTACTtgcgtttttttactttttgaaatttcagttatacagggtttgcTTAGTGGTGGCCCAACACTCCTTGTTGTCTCtgctttattattactatttatgtatacatatatgaGAAGGTATATTTGTTGTGCATGTGTATTTTCACATGTGTCTGATTAGTAATTTTAGAAAATtcttcagcatctttgttttcatttcttaaaaaaataagtctcCCAAAGTGGGTCTCAGGCTTTATGGTTCTCTCATTGCTATTAATTTTTAAGTAAATGCTAAAATGTTAatctaaaaaaattgaaaacacacCCATTGACACTTGTAGCTTCCCAgacttcaataaaaataatattctttcttttctcttcaggTTTTTGACCTACTTTCAACTGGACATTTTGTTATTACTATTGCTTTATTCATTGCACTTAACAATATAGTCACAACATCACAACAGGTCATCACCTTCTCCACGTTTCCTCAATTGTGTGACGCTTCCCAATGCTATTACCTCGCCGTCTCCTGCATCTTCTGTAAATATTTAGGAGGAGGAGTGCTACCCCCAGCAGGCCAAAGACTCCAGTGAGCACCTTCCATACAGTCACTGAGGACTCCTGATGCTGCAAATAGGACCTGTAATCAGAGATGATGAGCAGGTATTTCTGTCCATCTTGTGGTGGACGAAGCCTCAGCATTCGATTGGAATCCAATATGAGTTCCCCAAAACCGGTTAGGGTGCTCCCCACCTTAAgcatttcttctttctcttcaagCCACCATGGCTTCTGTCCATTCAACTCCAGCACAAAATAATCTGTGAAAGCCATCTTAGCCTTTCGGATGTAACAGTATACTGGCTCCAAGGAGAGGACTGAAGCACTCAGTGGGGAATCTACATGCACTGATATCCCAGGGTCGTAACCAGACACAGGAACAAGACTGAATGGCACTGTGTGGATCACCTCCTTGCGGTTCTGTTTTTTGGAGTCCCTACAAGAAGAAAGGATCTTTAGGCTATTGCCTGAGCTCATCTTGTGTGAAAATAGCAATTGGCCTAATGATATTTTTAAGTGCGATTATAGAAATGTAATACCAGTATCTGCAATtcttaaataatacattatacTATTAATATTAAGAAAGTGAGTAAAGAGAAAACATTGTGGTTTCAAGGACTTTAAAACAAGATGAATATATCATCATGTGGTGATCTGTCCTAGTGGTGAAACCTGAAATATGTTATGGTGGAGAAAAATCAATCCAAGAAAAACAATGGACTTTAAACAAAACTCAGTTGAATAAAGTATGAGAATGGTTTCTTGATTCTAAATCTGGGAGGACTTGTATAATATAGCCTAATTAACATTATCTTAATTCAGTTAGGGGTTCCAGATAACCTAAATCAATCCCAGTATCATTGGGCACAgagaatctgtcctggacaagcatccagtccattgcagggcctcATTATTCACATACCTAAAAGAGCCATTTTAGAGTTTACAATTAACCTAGGCACTATGTGTTTAAAAGGAGATAACATGGTTGAGTGTACATTGTCCTGCCTTACCTCTCTGCTCATCACATGTGAAGCCCATTATATTCATGAAGTAGCAGGAGATTCTACAAGATCTTAAAATGCAATTTTCTCCCTACTAATCTAGAGGATTTGACTTTAAATCATAAGCAGGTACAGATAGAAATGTCAGGTATCCCATACTTCATTGCAGAGTGAACACATTGGCTTACTTGCAGTATCTGTACTCATTCAACAACTTCAGCTGTTGTCCAGTACTGAAAGAACCTGAAGATAAATACATTGTATTGAAACTGTTGGGATTGTTTACATTCCGCTTCTTTGGTACAAATGTCATTATAAaatatgctttgttttaaatTCTTCAAAAGACCGCCATTTTCATGTATTATGGCTCACTTTATTTTTACGTGAAGGCTGTCAATCATAGTCATATTGTCATAAGGAAATGTATTTGATTGGTCACAAGTTTAAGAATGCTTGATCTGCATATTATCATGCCTGAACTGAAAAAACTGGCTTGTTTTaaaaaggacaaataaaaaaggaattggAGAAAAAGGAGTGAGACAAAAGTCAGATGAAtgatcatcaaaaccaaaatcactaggcaaaaatcaaagtctaaaTACCATTTGCAAGAGGTCAAGAGTCAAAAAGTAAAACAAGGCATGAAGTGATGCATATCTGTCttgaaatacaaatatttaaggtACTGTAATGTGCCGCATGTTTTATACTTTCAGTGTCACGCTTCACCTTTTGTGCATCCATCcagctttaaatgaaaatgtctatGAAATCTCTGGAGAAGTCAGTGGCACATGTGTTCTGCCACACAACTTCCCTTTAATCTAGAATTAAAAAATCTTGAAGAATCACATATTCTAAATTCTTATGTACTTCTATAGGGGTGAGGGTAACTATAGTGATGGATGGCCAGAAGcattacccggccaggacgccggCTGAGTGGAAGAACCAAGGGAGAGACTGTATCCAGGACTTTATCTCCCCCAAGACATTAGAGGACAGCCctctgggttgctacagcaccatggATCCTCGCATGGCATGTTGGGACTTGTAGTCtggaacagccctgttgggctccgtgggtgcctccaggggTTGCTGAAGGTGCTGCTGGGTCCTTGGAGCAGCAGGAGTCCTCTTccgccccacccagaagtgcagccggaagaagGTCGAGAAACAcccggagcacttctgggtgtgctgtaaaaggagccgcctcaccatcaatcagggagccagagtcgggtggtggaggacaaagcttgtgaggaggaatggaggcaaggaagagagagagaagaagaagaaaggactgtatttatttttattggtgcTTTGCACTGTGCTATGTAGTGGGGAgcgaagaaaaaaaatgcttcaccaCTGAAGTATAAACTTGTGTGCTGTGCTTGAATTGTGCATAtggcctgtctgtgtcggggttgaggGAGCTGTACACCCCCTGGTGGACCACAGTGACAACTTGTGTttgataataaaacacaaaaataggcCCTAGCAtgtgtttgttgtgtgtgttcaccctgtgatggactagcagcTTATTTGGAGTTTGTTCCTTCAGACCTCTGCTTGCTAGGATAGGTTCCAACCTTCCCACGCAATCCTGGTCTGGatcaagcaggttagaaaatgacataacaatTCCCATTAggtattttattacaaatgtagtcaaaaagaaataatttaaaattgttcagaGGTCAACCCCtatggggttgatttgtttcggacctttttctttttttttttctttttttctttttgtaaaactcgagttatgtatatggagtgttatttgattttaacaaattcaataaaattaaacaaaataaataaataaaattgttcataGGTGTTATCCAattaaattacagtgatccctcgctatatcgcgcttcgcctttcgcggcttcactccattgcggattttatatgtaagcatatttaaatatatatcgcggatttttcgctgcttcgcgggtttctgcggacaataggtcttttaatttctggtacatgcttcctcagttggtttgcccagttgatttcatacaagggacgctattggcagatggctgagaagctatccagcttactttctctctccctctctctctctctctctctctctctctcttgcgctgacgtaggggggtgtgagcaggggggctgtgtgcagctgcttcctgaaggacaggctgcacggagcttctcatacttaaaagctcaaagggcacgtattgatttttttttgattgcttgctttgcactcctttgaaaaggaagatatgtttgcattcttttaattgtgagacagaactgtcatctctgtcttgtcatggagcacagtttaaacttttgaaaaagagacaaatgtttgtttgcagtgtttgaataacgttcctgtctctctacaacctcctgtgtttctgcgcaaatctgtgacccaagcatgacattctaaaaataaccatataaacatatggtttctacttcgcggattttcctatttcgcgggtggctctggaacgcaacccccgcgatggaggagggattactgtattaccttTTAAGTTTAGACATGAGAAGGATGATTTGAGTTCTTTAAGAACTGCCTAAAGAGAGAAATGTGGTGCATATCCTAGTTAGCTGTAagaattctaatttttttttcaactgattagcaaagttttgtttttaaggatttaaaGTGATTTGAGGTTTAAGGATTTGACATTCTATTGAATTATACAAGATAAAACATGGGAATTAATATTTATTacacatttaataattattttgggAAAAGTTCATAAGAATGCATCCTCTTCTAGGATCTTTGTGGTggatttcaaattttatttaaagtctATGAAAGGTttgaaaaatgcaaaagcaaaagaaagcttaaaatgtgtaaaaatataatttaatttcttaaatgttaatttgtCACCACTGGATGTAATTAATGTAGATTCCAAATTTTTGTGAAATTTCTATTTGTATTGGTTCTCTTTTGTATGTAAGTTTAAGTAAAGCTTTCAAACATTccttataattaataaaaatgaaaaaaaacaatgttacagCCATCAAAATTATTAACAAACTAATATAGGCCAACACTGATCACTAGGTTTAAATacactagaagaaaaaaaatgaatgagagagagagaggttgggagcatgtgctgatgtAGCATGTTACcacacatgatgaaccacctgtaTTGGGACCTGAATGCagtggatgacacctcagcaccatattGAAATAGTGTGAAGAGTACCAATCCTCTCTTaagcatccggcgccgccgtgagtggcagccttttcagcagctcagtgtatgactgtatatgtatgtgtacttttctacttttatttttctatttttatttattgatcactcctaccactttattttatgtggattccttccctggacacacttacttttacaacgtgggcatggattttaacacg of the Erpetoichthys calabaricus chromosome 2, fErpCal1.3, whole genome shotgun sequence genome contains:
- the LOC114645475 gene encoding mitochondrial ubiquitin ligase activator of nfkb 1-A-like, whose protein sequence is MGDSMYSSMRLISIGGSFALSGLFYHLYTKKLGELQKLKEIPRVELNEDLIKTLDSSHQKCLQYVALEGIVKPDGESLASQFVPRCFGVIQRIIIQEYRRALNMITYIWDSKKQNRKEVIHTVPFSLVPVSGYDPGISVHVDSPLSASVLSLEPVYCYIRKAKMAFTDYFVLELNGQKPWWLEEKEEMLKVGSTLTGFGELILDSNRMLRLRPPQDGQKYLLIISDYRSYLQHQESSVTVWKVLTGVFGLLGVALLLLNIYRRCRRRRGNSIGKRHTIEETWRR